A portion of the Paucilactobacillus hokkaidonensis JCM 18461 genome contains these proteins:
- a CDS encoding YihY/virulence factor BrkB family protein, with translation MRQSAFNKVSIFFKMFFRHYGMAEVSSSAIVLAYYSLLSIFPAVIMIGNILPLVGLSADTVLNYLSTAIPSTVYNFIKPLISDFLRNGSGGLLSIGAVVTLWSTSQAVAAFQRSVNRAYGVAQDQNAIVNRIVSFVWMVVVVAIMAVIIVFFSIGQLILEQLQPIIHIDMSLIRFIASIKWPVTFLVLFIALSLLYYFVPNARIKFRYVLAGSLLSTFLWMMLSQVFSIYTHLFARTVTSYKTVGVFIVLMIWLDLSGMIVMIGATLNATVQELLEGKIDEKARPLEHVISRIKRHNK, from the coding sequence ATGAGGCAGTCTGCATTTAATAAAGTGAGCATTTTCTTTAAAATGTTCTTCAGACATTATGGTATGGCAGAAGTATCGTCATCGGCGATTGTACTGGCGTACTATTCCTTATTATCAATTTTTCCAGCTGTCATCATGATAGGTAATATTTTGCCACTGGTGGGTCTAAGTGCAGATACGGTCCTGAATTATCTGTCCACGGCGATTCCAAGCACTGTTTATAACTTTATCAAGCCACTGATTTCAGACTTTCTCCGTAATGGAAGTGGAGGCTTGTTGTCAATTGGTGCGGTTGTGACATTATGGTCAACTAGCCAAGCTGTGGCTGCTTTTCAGCGCAGTGTAAATCGTGCATACGGAGTCGCACAGGATCAAAACGCCATTGTTAACCGGATAGTGTCATTTGTCTGGATGGTGGTGGTGGTTGCCATTATGGCCGTTATTATTGTCTTCTTTAGTATTGGTCAACTAATATTGGAACAGTTGCAGCCGATTATTCACATTGATATGAGTTTAATTAGATTTATTGCCTCGATTAAGTGGCCGGTCACCTTTTTAGTGTTGTTTATTGCACTTTCCTTGTTGTACTATTTTGTGCCTAATGCTCGGATCAAATTTAGATATGTATTGGCAGGGTCGTTACTGTCTACTTTTCTATGGATGATGTTATCACAAGTATTTTCGATTTATACGCATTTGTTTGCGCGAACTGTGACTTCTTATAAGACAGTTGGGGTGTTCATTGTGTTGATGATCTGGTTAGATTTATCGGGGATGATTGTCATGATTGGAGCGACGTTAAACGCAACTGTACAGGAGTTGTTAGAAGGTAAAATTGATGAGAAGGCACGACCGTTGGAACACGTAATTAGCAGAATTAAACGGCATAATAAATAA
- a CDS encoding DUF2922 domain-containing protein — translation MKSLNLTFKGSLGKAHTLKLGYANDNLDAKTVKNTMDQLAALDLFVANGEKIYAQPVSAKYVETTTTPVYTATEEPVPAV, via the coding sequence ATGAAATCACTTAATTTAACTTTTAAAGGCTCACTTGGTAAAGCGCACACCTTAAAATTAGGATACGCCAACGATAATTTAGACGCCAAGACCGTTAAAAACACCATGGACCAGTTGGCTGCACTCGACTTGTTTGTTGCTAACGGCGAAAAAATTTACGCTCAACCTGTTTCTGCTAAGTACGTTGAAACAACTACTACACCAGTTTACACAGCTACTGAAGAACCAGTTCCTGCTGTTTAA
- a CDS encoding C40 family peptidase: MKANIGKRKDITLKAWSFAGFVLAAVSIGLTTPLSVHAATTDTTENSSIEVDAASGASSSASANSVNSSSAVAQPAVSNSASASEVSGVAANSSSVAGSTSSVASSQSDTTTVDNSAVATTNSAASDAKQVKTDSATIIPTTGYSADSSGDAVYYSNGELANGYINDGNNWYLFKDGVKQSDVQAWAGTYYYFDHTTYLRSDNVYAKSNWGDYYLFGNDGRIATDVQAWAGTYYYFDHSTYLRVDNNYAKSNWGDYYLFGNDGKIATDVQAWAGTYYYFDHHTYLRVDNKYVRSNWGDWYMFGANGRIVSGFANWLNRTYYFNASTYLKVINSYVKNGNNTYWLDDTGVMRTQTWQIEKAIEVGMALVGKSPYDWGGGRTSASIANKSFDCSSFIHYIFAAVGINLGNYTSATTYTEIKLGTAVSWSDMKRGDIFFMDNCGHVGIYLGNGLFLHDSPNSSTGGVGINSLSDMNKEMGKTWAQIADGSVRRII, translated from the coding sequence TTGAAAGCAAATATTGGTAAAAGGAAAGATATTACACTAAAGGCGTGGTCATTTGCGGGTTTTGTATTAGCGGCGGTTAGTATTGGTTTAACGACTCCGCTGAGTGTACATGCAGCGACTACAGATACAACTGAAAATAGCAGTATTGAAGTGGATGCTGCTAGTGGAGCAAGTTCAAGTGCGTCAGCTAATTCGGTGAATTCGAGCAGTGCAGTTGCACAGCCCGCAGTAAGTAATTCTGCCAGTGCTAGTGAAGTTTCAGGGGTAGCTGCTAATTCTTCTTCAGTTGCCGGCAGTACGAGTTCAGTAGCAAGTAGTCAGAGTGATACGACTACTGTGGATAATAGTGCGGTAGCAACCACAAATTCTGCTGCAAGTGATGCTAAGCAAGTAAAAACTGACTCAGCAACTATCATTCCAACAACCGGCTATAGCGCCGATTCTAGTGGTGACGCAGTATATTACTCAAATGGTGAGTTAGCTAACGGTTATATTAATGACGGTAATAATTGGTATCTATTTAAGGATGGTGTCAAGCAATCCGATGTTCAAGCGTGGGCTGGCACATATTATTATTTTGACCATACCACCTACTTAAGGTCTGACAATGTTTATGCGAAGTCTAACTGGGGTGATTACTATTTATTTGGTAATGACGGTAGAATTGCAACGGATGTCCAAGCATGGGCCGGTACTTATTATTATTTTGATCATTCAACATATTTACGGGTTGATAATAATTATGCTAAGTCTAATTGGGGTGATTATTATCTATTCGGAAATGATGGTAAAATTGCAACGGATGTCCAAGCATGGGCTGGCACATATTATTATTTTGATCACCATACGTATTTACGGGTTGATAATAAATATGTTAGATCAAACTGGGGTGACTGGTACATGTTTGGTGCCAATGGGAGAATAGTTTCCGGTTTTGCTAATTGGCTTAATCGGACATACTATTTTAATGCATCTACCTATTTGAAGGTTATTAATAGCTATGTAAAAAATGGTAATAATACTTATTGGCTTGATGATACCGGTGTTATGAGAACTCAAACTTGGCAAATTGAAAAGGCCATTGAAGTTGGTATGGCCTTGGTTGGTAAATCACCTTACGATTGGGGCGGCGGGAGAACATCGGCTTCAATCGCAAATAAATCCTTTGATTGTTCATCATTTATTCACTATATCTTTGCAGCTGTGGGTATCAATCTTGGTAATTACACGTCAGCTACTACTTATACCGAGATAAAATTAGGCACTGCAGTATCTTGGAGTGATATGAAACGTGGAGATATTTTCTTCATGGATAATTGTGGTCACGTCGGTATATATCTAGGAAATGGGTTATTCTTACATGATTCACCAAATTCATCTACTGGTGGAGTTGGAATTAATAGCTTATCGGATATGAATAAAGAGATGGGTAAGACCTGGGCACAGATTGCGGATGGTTCTGTTAGAAGAATTATTTAA
- the recX gene encoding recombination regulator RecX has product MTKKITKIGMQKRPGRYNIFLDEKYAFSVSESVLINFRLAKDMEIDGQLEKLILADDDVAKAYSKALNYLAHQLRAESEVITKLKELELDDNVIDEVMQKLREQNLIDDQNYADSYVRTIMLTSDKGPSVIRQNLRQKKIGENLIDQALQQYPEDALLENGTKLAEKQLKHYHHFPVKVRLQKVRQSMMIKGFKGDLITQILNNITIKEDPDEEWENMKAQAQKLWQRNRKYAFRERILRTKRSLFGKGYSTEFINRWIEEQKI; this is encoded by the coding sequence ATGACCAAAAAAATTACCAAAATTGGAATGCAAAAACGACCTGGACGATATAATATCTTTTTGGATGAGAAATATGCTTTTTCAGTTAGTGAAAGTGTACTAATCAATTTTCGGTTGGCTAAGGACATGGAGATTGATGGTCAGCTAGAAAAATTAATTCTAGCAGATGATGATGTTGCCAAAGCTTACTCAAAGGCTTTGAACTACTTAGCACATCAGTTAAGGGCTGAGAGTGAAGTGATTACCAAACTAAAGGAGCTTGAACTAGATGACAATGTAATTGATGAAGTAATGCAAAAATTACGGGAACAAAATCTGATTGATGACCAAAACTACGCCGATAGTTATGTTCGAACAATTATGCTGACGTCTGACAAGGGGCCAAGTGTAATTAGACAGAATTTACGCCAAAAAAAGATCGGTGAAAATTTGATTGATCAGGCTTTACAACAGTATCCAGAAGATGCATTGCTAGAGAATGGCACTAAGCTGGCAGAAAAGCAGCTGAAACATTACCATCATTTTCCAGTGAAAGTGCGGCTGCAAAAGGTCCGGCAATCAATGATGATTAAAGGATTTAAGGGTGATTTAATCACTCAAATTTTGAATAACATTACCATTAAAGAGGATCCCGATGAAGAGTGGGAAAATATGAAAGCACAAGCACAGAAATTATGGCAACGTAATCGTAAATATGCTTTTAGAGAACGCATACTGCGGACAAAGAGGAGTTTATTTGGTAAAGGGTATTCAACGGAATTTATTAATCGATGGATTGAAGAGCAAAAAATATAA